The following coding sequences are from one Thunnus maccoyii chromosome 17, fThuMac1.1, whole genome shotgun sequence window:
- the LOC121882592 gene encoding uncharacterized protein LOC121882592 codes for MDKITQEDISPQSVREILSPLFPKRPRTDCTNSGKSRFDIPEFLTFRKTVGSPSSTSTSQKNSGLIRTAEYGDMQDEKPHEQQQDTKLNVTPITKVSSSHTNYRHTGSFAERHFLHLEKDEQPSVTETDKLSSYPADDAGAVLAESHSPKDSSADTSSHPDCRQLGKSLEDEPPGGCSLPFGNDEDGRQVQNSVNQIQAVAFSSSDEEVRCQSDYTYEDVRHDVGCDTWSQSAEVEGSNQKGDEQGFSENIFFSKEEKEGKSHMSSSDYGDSKSFCCNPEEDPIGNLTEGGKNYLKKSELQIRENENGAVCDGETKEQVNENSMSKNLISSAASIEGSVVSYDVALARNIAIESASLEVDDFCGANEEHAAGEMIAKAWSETADHTTETPMPARIIQEPAEGDNDAGFLSVIDPALWSETDRQAAEKCCNSESTAGVELSQSIRVCETETPLPLCSYVRPLQKISTSDQAGQFYNQSRTQQGKDEKENLRQSYAEPQSYSFTTYETHSMHGDEGSCRWESSPSSSPHRPAKPLPAGDERQESYGTVGHQLKEQDQSGCFSVSLDPLKTQKVEYSQTGIVRMNETTVFKEREESFGEEEVITDQLGNSADETEPEEKRSQQNDVKEDTIKISAVVIDWTEGEISTRGNKLTLSEDELGKRLECLSDHPYSADISLMEGTTQEKESVEGEMKTDDYSEVSVKSEDDLLHQNEHEADVTEISPDECISDETEGNKLTSGSEDEEGNKRSYLSEYQLKTETFTVEHKDDIFGFSFPPTSDAVVPSPHDLSQRCHSKITDNYPTALNYNDRFSPVPSALYDCVPGGFDTFEKIQLSPDDDDDDHTGLGNSPLLTSLPGQLLKTPQRQVYHSMPVAESDEHGEIPEEEEEEEEEEEEEEEEEEGEEGVEGYECHTENMANGYLNSDTNCNELANFISAADIMAVGWPEQQPNCDSDPPSMSSAVPPGSDSPASDVNEPPEFEMKKQFDMVLKELKLFFDISTSDFAGDGRELSPERCGDITEASEGDACKEHLNSPELGRHRDTSSNDADEDHSLEMCGGDPVVSCIAGSHDGEQEVPFGSHLCQEASVYTAEKHREPRETEQRRTMWSPSSLGPPFLEQLSHRQAGQARRLEPLRTCTRPIRVGLSKKARTKHLHRPHPYK; via the exons ATGGATAAAATCACACAAGAAGATATCAGTCCCCAATCTGTGAGAGAAATTTTGTCACCACTCTTCCCGAAACGACCAAGGACAGACTGCACAAATAGTGGGAAAAGCAGGTTTGACATTCCAGAGTTTCTGACATTTCGGAAAACCGTTGGCTCCCCATCATCAACGAGTACCTCGCAAAAGAATTCAGGCTTAATACGCACAGCAGAATATGGGGATATGCAAGATGAGAAACCTCATGAGCAACAGCAAGACACTAAATTAAATGTCACCCCTATTACTAAAGTGAGTTCTTCACACACTAACTATAGACACACAGGATCATTTGCAGAGAGACACTTCCTGCATCTGGAGAAAGATGAACAGCCTTCGGTTACTGAAACTGACAAGCTTAGCTCATACCCAGCAGATGATGCAGGTGCGGTATTAGCAGAGTCTCATTCTCCAAAAGACTCCAGCGCTGACACGTCCAGCCATCCTGATTGCCGGCAGCTGGGGAAATCACTCGAAGACGAGCCCCCTGGTGGTTGCAGCCTTCCCTTTGGAAATGACGAAGATGGCAGACAGGTGCAAAATAGTGTCAATCAAATCCAAGCAGTCGCCTTTAGTTCAAGTGATGAGGAGGTCAGATGTCAGTCTGATTACACTTATGAAGATGTGCGACATGACGTTGGTTGTGATACATGGAGCCAATCTGCTGAGGTTGAAGGGAGTAATCAGAAGGGGGATGAGCAAGGATTTAGTGAGAATATCTTTTTCAgcaaggaggagaaagagggtaAGAGTCACATGTCTTCCAGTGATTATGGAGACTCTAAATCATTCTGCTGTAACCCTGAAGAGGACCCCATTGGGAACTTGACAGAAGGTGGAAAAAATTAcctaaaaaaatctgaattgcAGATTCGAGAGAATGAAAATGGTGCCGTCTGTGATGGGGAAACAAAAGAACAAGTCAATGAGAACAGCATGAGTAAAAACCTCATCTCTTCTGCTGCTAGTATTGAGGGATCAGTTGTTTCTTATGATGTGGCATTAGCCAGAAATATTGCAATTGAGAGTGCAAGTCTTGAAGTCGATGACTTCTGTGGGGCAAATGAAGAGCATGCTGCGGGCGAGATGATAGCCAAAGCTTGGAGTGAAACAGCTGATCACACAACAGAGACTCCAATGCCTGCAAGGATCATTCAAGAGCCTGCTGAAGGAGATAATGATGCAGGCTTTCTCAGTGTAATTGACCCTGCACTATGGAGTGAAACTGACAGGCAGGCTGCAGAGAAATGCTGCAACTCAGAGAGCACTGCAGGTGTAGAATTATCTCAATCAATAAGAGTCTGTGAGACGGAAACGCCTCTCCCACTCTGTTCTTACGTCAGGCCATTACAGAAGATTTCAACTTCTGACCAGGCCGGGCAGTTTTATAACCAGAGCAgaacacagcagggcaaagatGAAAAAGAGAACTTGCGTCAGTCATACGCTGAACCCCAGTCTTATTCCTTCACCACCTACGAGACACACAGCATGCATGGCGATGAAGGCAGCTGTCGTTGGGAATCCAGTCCCAGCAGTAGTCCACACAGGCCCGCAAAGCCCCTTCCTGCTGGGGATGAAAGACAAGAAAGCTATGGTACTGTGGGACATCAGTTGAAAGAGCAGGATCAATCaggctgtttttctgtcagtcttGACCCCCTGAAGACACAGAAGGTTGAATATTCACAGACTGGCATTGTCAGAATGAATGAGACAACCGTGtttaaagaaagagaagaaagttttggagaagaagaagtcatAACCGATCAACTCGGGAACTCAGCAGATGAAACTGAACCAGAGGAAAAACGGTCTCAACAAAATGACGTAAAAGAAGACACGATCAAAATCTCAGCTGTTGTCATTGATTGGACAGAGGGCGAAATAAGTACACGTGGCAACAAATTAACACTTAGTGAGGACGAACTGGGGAAAAGGCTGGAGTGCTTGTCTGATCACCCATACAGTGCTGATATTTCCTTGATGGAGGGGACAACTCAGGAAAAGGAAAGTGTTGAAGGAGAAATGAAAACCGACGATTACTCAGAGGTGTCTGTGAAATCTGAGGACGATCTGCTGCATCAAAATGAACATGAAGCAGACGTGACTGAAATATCACCTGATGAATGCATCAGTGATGAGACAGAGGGCAACAAATTGACCTCGGGTAGTGAAGATGAAGAAGGAAACAAGCGCAGTTACTTATCTGAATACCAACTGAAAACTGAGACATTCACTGTTGAACataaagatgacatttttgGCTTCAGTTTCCCTCCAACAAGTGATGCAGTTGTGCCAAGTCCACATGATTTAAGCCAGAGATGCCATTCAAAAATTACTGACAACTACCCCACAGCTCTAAACTATAATGACAGATTTTCCCCGGTGCCATCTGCCCTCTACGACTGTGTGCCGGGGGGGTTTGACACTTTCGAAAAGATCCAGCTCTCACCAgatgatgacgacgacgatCATACCGGCCTGGGCAACAGCCCTCTCCTCACCAGCTTGCCCGgacagctgttgaaaacacccCAGCGACAAGTTTACCACTCCATGCCAGTGGCAGAGAGTGACGAGCACGGGGAGAtaccagaggaggaggaggaggaggaggaggaggaggaggaggaggaggaggaggaggaaggcgaGGAGGGGGTGGAAGGATATGAGTGTCACACTGAGAACATGGCAAATGGATATCTGAACAGTGATACAAATTGTAATGAACTTGCAAATTTCATCTCCGCAGCAGATATCATGGCTGTAGGATGGCCAGAGCAACAACCCAACTGTGACTCAGACCCACCGTCAATGTCCTCCGCCGTTCCCCCTGGGAGCGACAGTCCAGCCTCTGACGTGAACGAACCCCCCGAATTTGAGATGAAAAAACAATTCGACATGGTCTTAAAAGAGCTGAAGTTGTTTTTTGACATCAGTACGAGTGATTTTGCAGGTGACGGTAGAGAATTGTCACCCGAGCGGTGTGGTGATATAACCGAAGCCTCGGAGGGCGACGCCTGTAAAGAACACCTCAACAGCCCAGAACTGGGACGCCATAGAGACACATCATCAA ATGatgctgatgaagaccacagCCTGGAAATGTGTGGAGGTGATCCAGTGGTTTCTTGTATCGCTGGCAGCCATGACGGGGAGCAGGAGGTGCCCTTTGGCAGCCACTTGTGCCAAGAAGCATCTGTGTACactgcagagaaacacagag AGCCTCGGGAGACGGAGCAGAGAAGAACAATGTGGTCTCCGTCCTCACTGGGTCCACCATTCTTGGAACAACTGAGCCACA gACAGGCAGGTCAGGCGAGGAGACTGGAGCCTCTGAGAACCTGCACACGGCCAATCAGGGTGGGACTTTCAAAGAAAGCCAGGACCAAACACCTACACCGTCCTCACCCCTACAAATGA